The Oceanibaculum nanhaiense nucleotide sequence CGCTGGTCGCCCCGGATGGCACGATCACGCTGCGCCTCGCCGGCCGGCTGCAGGCCGAAGGGCTGACCGTCGAGGAACTGAACGGCGCGGTGACCGAGGCGTCGGCGAAATGGATGCGGCAGCCGGTGACGCGGGTCGCAGTGCGCGATGCGCGGGCAGCCCGCATCTATGTCGGCGGCGAGGTCGGGCGGGCCGGGACCATTCCGCTGGACCGCCGGATCGGCGCGCTGGAGGCCGTGCTGCTGGCGGGCGGCTTCACCGATGACGCCCGCATCAGCGAGGTGGTGCTGATCCGGCGCAGCCCGGACGACAGCCCGATGCTGCGCACGCTGAATTTGCAGGATTTCATCCAGACGGGGGGCGCGGACGGCACGATCCCGCTGGCCGCCGGCGATATTCTCTATGTCCCGCGCAGCGGCATTGCCGAGGTCAATCTCTGGATCGACCAGTTCATCAACAAGGTGCTGCCGTTCCAGCGCAGCGCGAACTTCACCTACACCGTCACGCGCAACGGGACGGGCGCCGGGACCGTGTTCCCGTGACCCTTTCCGAGGCGGAGACGGCGGTCCGTGAAGAGCATATCTTCGGAACGAAGATCGCGCTGCTGGACGTGACGGCGGCGGCGGCGGCGGTCATGGCGCGGCCGGCAGACGCGCCCTTCGCCTATATCGTTACCCCGAATGCCCAGCATCTGGTGCAGCTGGACCGCGGCGATGCCGATTTTCGCGCGGCCTATGACGGTGCCTGGCTGCGGCTGTGTGACAGCCAGATCGTGCGGCTGGTCGCCCGGCTGTTTTTTGCCCGCAACCTGCCATTGTGCGCCGGCAGCGATCTGACCGCCGCGCTGTTCGCCGATCACATCCGGCCGGATGACAGGATCTGCGTTATCGGCGGCGATGCGGAACTGGAGCGCCGGCTGCGCGAGAAATACGGTCTGCGGAACCTGGCCCGGCACGCGCCGCCGATGGGCTTCATGGCCGACCCGGAAGCCGTACGGGCCTGCATCGATTTCATCGAGACGCATCCCAGCCGCTTTGTCTTTCTGGCGGTCGGCTCGCCCCGGTCGGAGTTGCTGGCGTGCCGCGTGCAGGCGCGCGGCCGGGCCACGGGCACCGGCCTGTGCATCGGCAGCTCCCTGCATTTCATCACCGGGCTGGTGCCGCGCGCGCCGCTGTGGATGCGGCGGCTGGCGCTGGAATGGCTGTTCCGGCTGCTGCGGGCGCCGCGCAGCCACGCGCGCCGGGTGTTCGTCGATTCGCTTCCTTTCCTGTATATTGCGCTGAGGCAGAGGCTGATGCCGGGACGGCGCAGCGGCCTGCCGCCAGAGGAGCGTTGAACGGCCATGGCACAGGGGCGGCTACAGGGGGGGCAGATTATCGAACCGCCCACCGGTCGCGTGCTGTCGCTGGATGGCGATGCCGGCCCGGCACAGCCAAGGGCGGAAAGTAACCAGACAATTCTGCTGCTGGCGCTGCTGGTCGCCCTGCCGATGTTCGGGCAGAGCTTCCACTACATGATCGACCTGCCGCCGCTGTATTTGCTGTCCAAGGGCTGGCCGGTCCTGACCGCGCCGCTGGCGCTCTTCGCCCTGGTCCGTCTGTCGCTTCCCCTGCAGGTGCTCTACGGGGTTCTCCTGGCCTATGTGCTGGGGCTGACGCCGCTGATGTCGATGATCTATTTCGGCACCGGCCTTGTCGATGCCCTGGCCACCACGGCCAAGAGCTTGCCTTTTCTGTATTATTTCGCGGCGCTCGGGTTGCTTCTGCTGCTCCGCCCGCGGCCGGAGACGGTGGTCCGGGCGGTGTTGTGGCTGGGGGCTGCGACCTTCATCCTGATGGCATTGCTGTGGGTGGTAATTCCGGCCGATTTCTACAAAACCGATCCGGCGGAATCGAAGCTGTTCCTGTTCGAGGCCGAACGCGGCTACCGGATTTTCATGCCGATGTTCTTCGGCACCATCTTTCTGTTCTACCTGACGCGCCGTGCCTTCGCCCGGCAGGAGATCGCAACCATCCTGCTGCTGCTTGTCTGCTTCGCGCTGATGGTGCTGATCTACAAGCAGCGCACGGTCATCCTGGCGGTGCTGCTGACCGTCGGCCTGATTGCCCTTGCCGCCAGTTCCGGCTGGCGTCGCGGGCTGCTGCTGCTGTTCGGTACGGCGGGCGGGCTGGTGGCGGCAGGGCTGATCTACGCGCATTTCCTGGAGCGCATCGAAGCGGCGCTGGGGGCGTCGCTGACCATCCGGCAGCTGTCGATCACCATCGCCACCGATTATGTGCTCAGCAATCCGCTGGTCATGTGGTTCGGCGCCGGTTCGGTGACCCGGATCAGCGACAACAATCTGCAGACGATCCTCGGCAACGCCCATTTCTATCTGGCGGATATCGGCTGGCTCGGCATCATCTTCGAATATGGCCTGGTCGGCGCCAGCCTGATCCTTGCCGTCTATGTCGCCTCATTGCGCTGTATCCGGCGGATCGGGGCGGGCACGCATTATTCCATGATGACGGCGGCGCTGGGCGACCATATCGTCCTGATGCTGATCACATCGCTGGTCTATTCCCTGGTGTTCACACCGGGCGAGATGGCGACGGCGCTGGCACTGGCCACCTATCTGGGGCTGCACAGCGATACATCGGTTCCCCGGCCTTAGCCGGCTTGGGTTCCCCGCCCTTAGCCCCGCTTCCCGCCCGCGTCACCAGCCTTCGCCCACCCCCGCATTGCGTCCACCCCCCGCTATCGGCTACAAAGCACCGCATCCGGTGGCCGGTTGGGCTGCCCCACGATCTTTCCCAATTAGCGCGAATGAGGAGCGGCATGGCCTCCTATCAGTATATTTATGTGATGAAGGGCCTGTCGAAGGTCTATCCGGGCGGCCGCGAGGTCGTGAAGGATGTCTGGCTGTCCTTCCTGCCCGGCGCCAAGATCGGCGTGCTCGGCCCGAACGGCGCCGGTAAATCGACGCTGATGAAAATCATGGCCGGCATGGACAAGGAGTTCAACGGCGAGGCCTGGGCCGCCGATGGCGCGCGTATCGGCTATCTGTCGCAGGAGCCGGAGCTCGATGCCGCCAAGACGGTCCGCGAGAATGTGATGGACGCGCTGGCCGCGACCCGCGACCTGCTGGAGCGGTTCAACGAGATATCGGCCAAGTTCGCCGAGCCGATGGACGATGACGAGATGAACAACCTGCTGGCCGAGCAGGCCGAGCTGCAGGAGAAGATCGACGCCGCCAATGGCTGGGAGATCGAGCGCACGGCGGAGATCGCCATGGACGCGCTGCGCTGCCCGCCCGGCGACGCCAATGTCACGACCCTGTCGGGCGGTGAACGCCGCCGCGTGGCGCTGTGCAAGCTGTTGCTGGAAGCGCCCGACCTGCTGCTGCTCGACGAGCCGACCAACCATCTGGACGCCGAATCGGTCGCCTGGCTGCAGCGCACGCTGCACGATTATCCGGGCACCGTCGTCACCGTGACCCATGATCGCTACTTCCTGGACGAGGTGGCGGGCTGGATCCTGGAAATCGACCGCGGCCGCTGTATCCCCTATGAGGGCAATTACACCGGCTGGCTGGAGCAGAAGCGCAAGCGCCTGGAGCTGGAAGCCAAGACCGAGGATTCCCGCATCCGCAACCTGAAGGAAGAGGAGGAGTGGGTCCGCGCCAGCCCGCGTGCCCGCCAGGCCAAGTCACGTGCCCGCCTGCAGGCCTATGAGGAACTGCTGGCCGCCGGCCAGGACCGCGCGCCCGATGCCAACCGCATCGTCATCCCGGCCGGTCCGCGCCTCGGCAATCTCGTCATCGAGGCCGAGCATCTCGGCAAGGCCTATGGCGACCGGCTGCTGATCGACGACCTGACCTTCAAGCTGCCGCCAGGCGCCATTGTTGGCGTGATCGGCCCGAACGGCGCCGGCAAGACCACCCTGTTCCGCATGATCACCGAACAGGAGACGCCCGATAGCGGCGCCATACGCATCGGCGAGACGGTGAAGCTGGCCTATGTCGATCAGAGCCGCGACGATCTGGAGGCGAACAAGACCGTGTGGGAGGAAATCTCCGGCGGCAATGACGAGATCGAGCTTGGCAAGCGCAAGATGCAGAGCCGCGCCTATGTCTCGCTGTTCAATTTCCGGGGTTCCGACCAGCAGAAGAAGGTTGGCCAGCTGTCAGGCGGCGAGCGCAACCGGGTGCATCTGGCCAAGATGCTGAAATCCGGCGGCAACGTCATCATGCTCGACGAACCGACCAACGATCTGGACGTCGATACGCTGCGCTCGCTGGAAGAGGGGCTGCTGGAATTCGCTGGCTGCGCCGTGGTCATCAGCCATGATCGCTGGTTCCTGGACCGCGTGGCGACGCATATCCTGGCCTTCGAGGGCGACAGCCAGGTGGTCTGGTTCGAGGGTAATTACCAGGCCTATGAGGAAGACCGCCATCGCCGCCTGGGGGCGGCGGCGGATCAGCCGCACCGCATCAAGTACAAGCCGATTGTTCGTAACTGAAGGCGGTAGGTTTCAGGCAAGAAGAAAGGGCGGATGGATGACCATCCGCCCTTTTTGCTGTGTGAGGCAGCAGGGGTAGTTTTTGTGGCCGGTCAGGCCGCCTGATAGCGTGCTGCAGCCGGGCGCTCGCGGGCTGCCATGACCTGGCTCAGTTCGGCGCGGGCGCGCGACACGCGGCTCTTGATCGTGCCAACGGCGCAGTCGCAGATTTCGGCCGCGTCCTCGTAGCTGAAGCCGCTGGCGCCAACCAGGATCAGCACCTCGCGCTGGTCGGCCGACAGCGTCTGGAAGGCGCGGTCGAAATCGCGCACATGCAGTTTCACCTCCTGGGTCGCCGGGGTGGACTGGTTGAGCGCGCGGTCGTCGATGGGTTCCATCTCGAAGCGGCGCTGGCGCAGCTGATCGTAGAAGATGTTGCGCAGGATGGTGAACATCCAGGCTTTGAAGTTGGTGCCCATCTGGAACTTGTCCTGCGCCTTCAGCGCACGCACCACAGCGTCCTGCGTCAGATCCTTGGCGCGATCCTCATTGCGGCACAGCATGCGGGCGAAAGCCTGCAGGTGGGGAATGACGTCAACCAACTCATCCTGAAACGGGCGTGGCATTTTTCTGCCTCCGTTATTTATTAGACCGAATAGACGATCGGATTCGGCCATCCGCTATTGGCTACAATAAGGAACAATAAAGGCTGTTTCATGGCGCGGTGCCCAGATACGGTCACAAACATAAATAAATATAATTTTAATGTTTTTGTCTTGGTTTCAGGGTTTCTTGGTCTTGTTGTTTATTATGTCAATTATATCCTGCGGAATTGGCTCGCTCAGAATATCCGCATACATTTCCTGCAAATAGTCTTCGATCCAGTGCCCGAAATACGGGTTATCGCCGGGCTCGTCGTGCCTCCCGCCCGCCATGGCCTTGGCGGCAGTGCTTTTGCGCCGTGTTGCGCCGGGTTCTGGCCGGCTGTACACGAGTTTCAGAAAGGGGGCTTGATGTGTCGTCATCCGATTGCGTCATGGCAAAGGTCTCGGGGCGAATCTGGGAGCCGTACTTTGGCTGAACCTTCATTCGATGAACGGAAGAAGCGCGCTCATGTTCCCCGGTAATCATTGTATTGCCTTGAAAAAGCCCGGGTCTGCCACAGCAGTACCTAAATCGGGGGTTACCCAAAGATAGCCAGCCCGATCAGCGACAGGCCGCCGGGCCGGCGATGTGGAGAGAAATAAGCGACCGGCCCTATGGCAGAGGCGCGCAAGACGGCCCGATTGAGGAGCAACTGAGATGCATGCCCCCAAGACAGATTTGTCCGAGGTTCTGCCCTATCTGCGCCGCTATGCCCATGCACTGGCCGGTGGCCGTTCCAAGGGCGACGCCTATCTGAAGCTATGTCTGGAAACCTATCTTCACGAGCCGCACCGGCTGCGTGCCGGGCGCAGCATCAAGCCTCAGCTTTTCGCCCTGTTCCACGATGTCTGGTCGGTGGTGGCGCTGACCATGCCGCAACTCGACGAAGCGGGGGACGATGATGATCTGGACGATCCCTTGGCCGGCGGTCTGCAATGCCTGCCCGTGCTGAAGCGGCAGGTGTTTCTGCTGGGGCGTCTGGAAGGCTTCACGGCGGCGGAGATCGCCGCGATCCTGGGGATCGACGAGGCCGATGCCCGCCGCCGCCTCGACGAGGCGACCACGCTGCTGCGCCGGCGCATGATCGATCGCCACCTGCTGCAGGGCGGTTCCGTTCGGTCAGAGGAAGATGATGATGCGTTTGACGTGCCGTTGCAGGCACCATCCTTTGTCGGCCGCCGGGTCGAGCGCACGCCGAGCCACCAAAGGTAACGGATCAAAAGTAACAGGCCAGAAAGCACCGGAAAGCCCCGTTCCGGTGGTTACTCACGCGCCTTTCGCGGTATCCTGAGAGTGATTTTTTGAAGACGATTCGGGAACGCGGGGATTGTACCCGCCGTTAGGACAACAGGATACCGTGTCCGGAACCTGCAATGGGGCCGGCAACAATCGAAAGGACTAAGTTGATGGGTATTGAGGTCGGCGGCCTTCTGGGCCTGCTTTTGCTGATCGCCAACATCTGGGCAATCGTGAATGTCGTTGGCAGCGGCGCGTCCACCGGCGGCAAGGTGCTGTGGATTCTGTTCATCCTGCTGATGCCGCTGCTGGGCTTCATTGTCTGGCTCATCCTGGGGCCGCGCAGCGTGCGGGCTTAAGCCTCAGTAGCGCTTCTCGTAGATCAACCCGATATCGCCGGCTGAGGCAGCGCCCAGCCGGCTTTCTATTTTCAGGTTCGGCAGCACCCGATATTCCAGCAGCAGGGCGGTGCTCTCGGCGCCGAATCCCTGGCTGACCCCGACGAACAGATCCTCCGAAAGGTAGCGCCCGGCGCGAACAGAAGCTCCGCCGTCATCTCCGCCACCGACTTCCAGCGTGTCCAGCCCCAGCGACTGGCGCAGATCATCGACCATGCCGACGCTGCTGACGGTGCCCGTCAGCTCCAGCGCGGTCTGGGCCAGCCGCGCCGCCTGCACCGCGTTCAGTCTGGCAACGTCGCTGCCGAACAGGATACGCGACAGGATTTCGTCGCGCGGCAGCGGCGGGGAGGAGGACAGGGTTATGTCCGGCCGGCGCACCGGGCCGCTCAGCGCGATCTGGGCCTGGATGTCGCCGACATCGGCGACCGCCAGGATATCGAGGCCAATTTCCAGATCGCCATATGGATCCGGCAGCAAGTCGATGGTGCCGCGGTCCAGCACGAAGCGCCGGCCGGCGAAGTCGAACTGGCCGCGCACCACGGAGATATCGCCGGAAATTTCCGGCGTCGCCGCCGTGCCGGCGATGTCCAGCCTGCCGCTGAATTCCGATTCCAGCCCGCGGCCGCGCACGAAGACCTGCCCCGGTATCTGAATGGTGATATCGAGGCGCACGAGATCAGGGCCGAATCCGTCCTCCGCTTCATCCTCCTTCTGCCGGGCACGTGCCTGTCTTGCTTCCTCCCGCCGCCTTTCGGCATCGACATTGGTGCGGGCATCGCGGTTGACCTCGCGAACCTCCAGCATGGTGACGGAGGGCGGCAGGCGATTGGGGATGCGGATGTCGGCCTCATCCACCGTGATGCGGCCGGTCAGCAGCAATGCCTGCGCCTGGTTTTCCAGCACCAGCGTGCCGCTGGCATAGGCGGTGCCTTCCTCGCGGTTCAGGATGCGCAGCCGGTTCTGCCGCAGCCGGATATCGATTTGCGGCAGGCCCTTGCCATCGAAACGGACGCGGCCCTCGCCGGTCAGCGTGCCGCCGGCACCGTCCTGCGCGCTGAGGTCGTGCAGGGTGAGGCTGTCGCCCTCGCCATCGATACGGAAGGCGATGTTCTGCAGCGTGGCGCCGGTCATGTCGTTCATATAGCGGCCTTCGGCCAGTTCCGCCGTGCCGCTGAGTTGCGGGTTGCGCACCGTGCCACCAATATCGAGCCCGGCGGTGAGCCTGCCGTCCAGCCGGTCCTCGCCCAGCGCAAGGGCCAGCAGGGTGATCTTGCTGAGATTGGCCTGCGCCGTTAGCTTGCCGCTGAGCGGGCCATCGGGGGGCAGAACGGCTTCTCCGGTCAGCAGGTCGAGGCGTACCGGCAGGCTGGCCTGCGCCTCGACCCGCGCGCCTTCCATCCTGTCCAGCGTCAGGCTGGCGTTGAGCTGTCCCCGCTCCAGCCGCCCTTCCAGCGTGGCGGAGGCGGGCGGCAGGTCGGGCGCTGTGGGATCGTCCAACTCGATGCCGGAAAGACGCAGGCGGAAATCCCCGGTGGGATTGTCGGGGCGTCCCTGCAGGGTCACTTCCAGCGCGGCATCGCCTTTCAGCGCCGGCCCCAGCTCCAGCCTCTCCGCCAGAGACAGCGGCAGGCCGGTCAGCGACATTCTGGCCTCCACCGCGCTGTCCGTCAGCCGCGCCGCGCCGGCCAGCCGTGCCCCCTGATCGATGGCGAGGTCGAGCCCCTCGATTTCTTTCAGCTGCGGTCCGTAGCGCAGCGTCACAGGCTGCCGCAATGCCAGCGCCAGCTTGTGGACATCGCCGTCGAGCCTGTCGAGCCGCAGGGTGATCGTCTCCGCCACCGCGATGGCGCCGGTGCTTTCCAGCGACAGATCAGGGCCGCTCGCCGCGAGGGAGAAATCGCCACCTTTAGGGTCAAGATCGGCGTCAATGGCCAGATTATCCAGCCGCTGCCCCCCCGCTTCGATGCCCTCGGCGCGCAGCACCACAGGCCCGTTCGGCGTGCCCTTTACGTCGGCCAGCTGGGCTTCCAGCCGCAGCGCGTCGATGCTGCCGATATTGTCGGCGGCAAGACCGCTGCCTTCCAGCACCAGCCCGGCATGCTGCCGGCCCGACCGGTCTGCCAGCTCCACTGCCAGCGCGATGCTGCCGGAGGGATTCAGCTGCTTCTGCCCCGCCAGTGCGGCCAGGGTCGCGAGATCGTCGCTGCTTGCCTTCAGCCGGCCGGCGGCAAGCTGCCGTTCCATGTCGATGGCGAGATCGCCTTGCAGCGCCAGTGCCTTGCTGTCGAGCGCCAGCCCGTCCAGCCGCAACCGGTTCGCCGCGAACGAGAAAGCCGTCGTTCCGGTCGCCGCCACCCCGCGCGGGCTGGCCGTAAGGCGCAGCCGGCCTTCGGCAACAGGCGCGCCGGTATCGGCATCCTGCGCCAGCCGGTCGAGGGAGAGGGCTGCGGTGACAGTCCCCAGTGTCTCGTCTTCCAGCCGGGCATTGCGCCAGTCCAGATTGGCTTCCCCCGTCATTCCGGCGGGCCAGCTGCCGGACAGGGTGACGAAGGCGCTGGCCGCGCCGGCCATGCGGATGCCGGCCAGTGTGCCCGCCTCCGTCATATCAGGCAGATCAAGGGCGAGGCTGGCCGCAATGGTCTGGAAACCCTCCGACAGGGTGGCGTTGCCATCCACTGTCAGGCCTTCCCCGGCAAGCCCGATATGGTCGAGTTGCAGCCGCCCTTCCTGCTGGCGGATGCGGCCGGCGGCGGTCAGTTCGCTGGTACCGCCCAGCAGCGGCAAGGGGGTGCCGTCCAGTGCCGCACCGGCGATGCTGGCCATGATGTCGAAGCCGGCATCGTCGGGATGGCCGCTGACAGCAGCGTCGAGCCGCAGCATCCCGGCGAGATCGATCCCGGCGAGCGGGGCATAGCGTTCCAGCGGGCCCGTCGCTGTGGCTGTCAGGTCGAATTCCAGGCTGACCGTATCGGCGGTGCCGGCGAGTGCGATCTCGACCGGCCCGTCGCGGATGGTCAGGTTACCGATCCGGACCGGACCGGCGGCGGGCACCGTCGCGTCGAGCAGGATGTGCAGTTCCTCGGCCAGGATCGGGCGCAGCTCCGGTGGCAGCAGCGGCCCGGCGCGGACTTTGCTGTCCAGCGTGACATGGCGGTCTGTGCTGCCGCTAACGGCGATATCGGCGGCAATGCCGATCTCCGGCCCGGCGCTGGCGGTCAGGCGGGCGGTCAGGCCGTCCAACGGGCCTTCGGCGTTCAGCGTCGCTTCCACGGCGGGGCGGCCCGG carries:
- a CDS encoding polysaccharide biosynthesis/export family protein — translated: MAFTLQKIRLQAARFAPVLAALAVLTFVAACGTDQTVKPRETASSRFAAWSDAVPDYRLGSGDMVQVSYIFTPNLDEEALVAPDGTITLRLAGRLQAEGLTVEELNGAVTEASAKWMRQPVTRVAVRDARAARIYVGGEVGRAGTIPLDRRIGALEAVLLAGGFTDDARISEVVLIRRSPDDSPMLRTLNLQDFIQTGGADGTIPLAAGDILYVPRSGIAEVNLWIDQFINKVLPFQRSANFTYTVTRNGTGAGTVFP
- a CDS encoding WecB/TagA/CpsF family glycosyltransferase, which codes for MTLSEAETAVREEHIFGTKIALLDVTAAAAAVMARPADAPFAYIVTPNAQHLVQLDRGDADFRAAYDGAWLRLCDSQIVRLVARLFFARNLPLCAGSDLTAALFADHIRPDDRICVIGGDAELERRLREKYGLRNLARHAPPMGFMADPEAVRACIDFIETHPSRFVFLAVGSPRSELLACRVQARGRATGTGLCIGSSLHFITGLVPRAPLWMRRLALEWLFRLLRAPRSHARRVFVDSLPFLYIALRQRLMPGRRSGLPPEER
- a CDS encoding O-antigen ligase family protein, which codes for MAQGRLQGGQIIEPPTGRVLSLDGDAGPAQPRAESNQTILLLALLVALPMFGQSFHYMIDLPPLYLLSKGWPVLTAPLALFALVRLSLPLQVLYGVLLAYVLGLTPLMSMIYFGTGLVDALATTAKSLPFLYYFAALGLLLLLRPRPETVVRAVLWLGAATFILMALLWVVIPADFYKTDPAESKLFLFEAERGYRIFMPMFFGTIFLFYLTRRAFARQEIATILLLLVCFALMVLIYKQRTVILAVLLTVGLIALAASSGWRRGLLLLFGTAGGLVAAGLIYAHFLERIEAALGASLTIRQLSITIATDYVLSNPLVMWFGAGSVTRISDNNLQTILGNAHFYLADIGWLGIIFEYGLVGASLILAVYVASLRCIRRIGAGTHYSMMTAALGDHIVLMLITSLVYSLVFTPGEMATALALATYLGLHSDTSVPRP
- the ettA gene encoding energy-dependent translational throttle protein EttA, translating into MASYQYIYVMKGLSKVYPGGREVVKDVWLSFLPGAKIGVLGPNGAGKSTLMKIMAGMDKEFNGEAWAADGARIGYLSQEPELDAAKTVRENVMDALAATRDLLERFNEISAKFAEPMDDDEMNNLLAEQAELQEKIDAANGWEIERTAEIAMDALRCPPGDANVTTLSGGERRRVALCKLLLEAPDLLLLDEPTNHLDAESVAWLQRTLHDYPGTVVTVTHDRYFLDEVAGWILEIDRGRCIPYEGNYTGWLEQKRKRLELEAKTEDSRIRNLKEEEEWVRASPRARQAKSRARLQAYEELLAAGQDRAPDANRIVIPAGPRLGNLVIEAEHLGKAYGDRLLIDDLTFKLPPGAIVGVIGPNGAGKTTLFRMITEQETPDSGAIRIGETVKLAYVDQSRDDLEANKTVWEEISGGNDEIELGKRKMQSRAYVSLFNFRGSDQQKKVGQLSGGERNRVHLAKMLKSGGNVIMLDEPTNDLDVDTLRSLEEGLLEFAGCAVVISHDRWFLDRVATHILAFEGDSQVVWFEGNYQAYEEDRHRRLGAAADQPHRIKYKPIVRN
- a CDS encoding sigma-70 family RNA polymerase sigma factor; this translates as MPRPFQDELVDVIPHLQAFARMLCRNEDRAKDLTQDAVVRALKAQDKFQMGTNFKAWMFTILRNIFYDQLRQRRFEMEPIDDRALNQSTPATQEVKLHVRDFDRAFQTLSADQREVLILVGASGFSYEDAAEICDCAVGTIKSRVSRARAELSQVMAARERPAAARYQAA
- a CDS encoding sigma factor-like helix-turn-helix DNA-binding protein; the encoded protein is MHAPKTDLSEVLPYLRRYAHALAGGRSKGDAYLKLCLETYLHEPHRLRAGRSIKPQLFALFHDVWSVVALTMPQLDEAGDDDDLDDPLAGGLQCLPVLKRQVFLLGRLEGFTAAEIAAILGIDEADARRRLDEATTLLRRRMIDRHLLQGGSVRSEEDDDAFDVPLQAPSFVGRRVERTPSHQR
- a CDS encoding PLD nuclease N-terminal domain-containing protein, with protein sequence MGIEVGGLLGLLLLIANIWAIVNVVGSGASTGGKVLWILFILLMPLLGFIVWLILGPRSVRA
- a CDS encoding translocation/assembly module TamB domain-containing protein — encoded protein: MAEKDTGKPVPALPKKRRRTARRILLAVLLLPFLLAGLLAGAVLALNTGPGRDLAERLANDLLAGQVEIVGIERLAPFEGISVGRITISDAEGPWLTIDRAVLDWSPFDLLGRRLTLDALTAETVSVLRQPAGGAEEESQPAASPFPLPVDIRLDRLQIDRIELAEPVAGRTATLTANGKAVLPRHGRAIDIALDLRRLDAPAEASAVLRYDATSDRVEARLTASEPENGVIAGLLDLPGRPAVEATLNAEGPLDGLTARLTASAGPEIGIAADIAVSGSTDRHVTLDSKVRAGPLLPPELRPILAEELHILLDATVPAAGPVRIGNLTIRDGPVEIALAGTADTVSLEFDLTATATGPLERYAPLAGIDLAGMLRLDAAVSGHPDDAGFDIMASIAGAALDGTPLPLLGGTSELTAAGRIRQQEGRLQLDHIGLAGEGLTVDGNATLSEGFQTIAASLALDLPDMTEAGTLAGIRMAGAASAFVTLSGSWPAGMTGEANLDWRNARLEDETLGTVTAALSLDRLAQDADTGAPVAEGRLRLTASPRGVAATGTTAFSFAANRLRLDGLALDSKALALQGDLAIDMERQLAAGRLKASSDDLATLAALAGQKQLNPSGSIALAVELADRSGRQHAGLVLEGSGLAADNIGSIDALRLEAQLADVKGTPNGPVVLRAEGIEAGGQRLDNLAIDADLDPKGGDFSLAASGPDLSLESTGAIAVAETITLRLDRLDGDVHKLALALRQPVTLRYGPQLKEIEGLDLAIDQGARLAGAARLTDSAVEARMSLTGLPLSLAERLELGPALKGDAALEVTLQGRPDNPTGDFRLRLSGIELDDPTAPDLPPASATLEGRLERGQLNASLTLDRMEGARVEAQASLPVRLDLLTGEAVLPPDGPLSGKLTAQANLSKITLLALALGEDRLDGRLTAGLDIGGTVRNPQLSGTAELAEGRYMNDMTGATLQNIAFRIDGEGDSLTLHDLSAQDGAGGTLTGEGRVRFDGKGLPQIDIRLRQNRLRILNREEGTAYASGTLVLENQAQALLLTGRITVDEADIRIPNRLPPSVTMLEVREVNRDARTNVDAERRREEARQARARQKEDEAEDGFGPDLVRLDITIQIPGQVFVRGRGLESEFSGRLDIAGTAATPEISGDISVVRGQFDFAGRRFVLDRGTIDLLPDPYGDLEIGLDILAVADVGDIQAQIALSGPVRRPDITLSSSPPLPRDEILSRILFGSDVARLNAVQAARLAQTALELTGTVSSVGMVDDLRQSLGLDTLEVGGGDDGGASVRAGRYLSEDLFVGVSQGFGAESTALLLEYRVLPNLKIESRLGAASAGDIGLIYEKRY